Proteins encoded in a region of the Clostridium beijerinckii genome:
- the pxpB gene encoding 5-oxoprolinase subunit PxpB: MDKNKFEISQISETSALVEFGKEISADINKKVRTFCSYLDKHPFTGMVEYIPAFASVSIVYNPLKLNTDSPYDDVKSILNDILSKLDFTSPDKEHIVAIPVCYGGEFGPDLEHVAKINNLTVDEVIKIHSEGNYLVYMIGFAPGFPYLGGMSEKISAPRRESPRAVIPAGSVGIAGMQTGVYPIETPGGWQLIGRTPLKMFNLDGNPKSLLKAGDIAKFYPISYEDYLKLKEEN; the protein is encoded by the coding sequence ATGGATAAAAATAAATTTGAAATTTCTCAAATAAGTGAAACATCAGCTTTAGTTGAATTCGGGAAAGAAATTAGTGCAGATATAAATAAGAAAGTTCGTACTTTCTGTTCATATCTTGATAAACATCCTTTCACTGGAATGGTAGAATATATACCTGCCTTTGCTAGTGTTTCTATTGTTTATAATCCTTTAAAACTTAATACCGACTCTCCTTATGATGATGTAAAATCTATTTTAAATGATATATTGTCCAAGCTTGACTTTACTTCACCTGACAAGGAGCACATTGTTGCAATCCCTGTATGCTATGGAGGAGAATTTGGCCCAGATTTAGAACATGTGGCTAAAATTAATAATCTTACAGTAGATGAAGTAATTAAAATTCATTCAGAAGGAAACTATTTAGTATATATGATCGGATTTGCACCAGGCTTTCCTTATTTAGGAGGAATGTCTGAAAAAATTTCAGCACCAAGACGCGAGTCGCCAAGAGCAGTAATACCAGCTGGATCAGTTGGCATTGCTGGAATGCAGACTGGAGTATACCCAATAGAAACTCCAGGCGGATGGCAGCTTATTGGAAGAACTCCATTAAAAATGTTTAATTTAGATGGGAATCCTAAAAGTCTTTTAAAAGCTGGAGATATAGCTAAATTCTATCCTATTTCTTATGAAGATTACTTAAAGCTAAAGGAGGAAAATTAG
- a CDS encoding biotin-dependent carboxyltransferase family protein, with protein MNISVLSSGLLTTIQDLGRIGYQKYGVIVSGAMDTYAMRLSNIMVGNDENESVLEMTLIGPSLKLEKGTLFSLTGGNLSPTINEIKVPMGRPIYLTKDCILKFGPCIKGCRSYLAVAGGFDVPKIMGSKSTYLRAGFGGFNGRALRKDDVLSIGVKSQLSHEIIKKMKDIEGNGDFVSSGWYMKNFMMQNPDSTVIRVFEDRQFNAISEESINKFFNSKFNVENQSDRMGYRLSGEKIELKEKLEMISEEVSVGTIQIPPDGNPIILLADRQTAGGYPKIAHVASVDIQKIVQLKPNDKITFKKITLKEAEKLYFKREKDIVELKKSMRLITI; from the coding sequence GTGAATATATCTGTTTTGAGCTCAGGACTTCTCACAACTATCCAAGATCTTGGAAGAATTGGCTATCAAAAATATGGAGTTATAGTCAGCGGAGCCATGGATACTTATGCAATGAGACTTTCTAATATTATGGTTGGAAATGATGAAAATGAATCTGTCTTAGAAATGACATTAATTGGACCTTCCTTAAAGCTTGAAAAAGGAACTTTATTTTCATTAACTGGTGGAAATCTCTCCCCTACCATTAATGAAATAAAAGTTCCTATGGGAAGACCTATTTATTTAACTAAGGACTGTATCCTAAAATTTGGCCCATGTATTAAAGGCTGCCGATCTTACTTGGCTGTTGCTGGAGGCTTTGATGTTCCAAAGATTATGGGAAGTAAAAGTACATACTTAAGGGCTGGATTTGGTGGTTTTAATGGAAGAGCACTAAGAAAAGATGATGTACTTAGCATTGGTGTTAAAAGTCAGCTATCACATGAAATAATAAAAAAAATGAAAGATATTGAGGGCAATGGAGACTTTGTTTCTTCAGGCTGGTATATGAAAAACTTCATGATGCAAAACCCTGATAGTACAGTTATTAGAGTATTTGAAGACAGACAATTTAATGCGATCTCTGAAGAAAGCATAAATAAATTCTTTAATTCAAAGTTTAACGTAGAAAATCAGTCTGATAGAATGGGTTATCGTTTATCTGGTGAAAAAATTGAACTTAAAGAAAAATTAGAAATGATATCTGAAGAAGTATCTGTTGGAACTATTCAAATTCCTCCAGATGGCAATCCAATCATTCTTTTAGCCGATAGACAGACAGCTGGAGGATATCCAAAGATTGCTCATGTTGCATCTGTAGACATACAAAAAATAGTTCAGCTAAAACCTAACGATAAAATTACATTTAAGAAAATCACACTAAAGGAAGCTGAAAAACTATATTTTAAAAGAGAAAAAGATATTGTAGAGCTAAAAAAATCAATGAGATTAATAACTATATAG